One Archangium violaceum genomic window, CACCGTGGACACGGCGGTTTCAGTGGCGAGGAACAGGCTCACCGCCAGCTCTTCCTCGGCCCCCACCCTGAGCTCCGCGGCATCGCTCCACAGCTCGCCTCCAGCCGGAATCGTAGCGGAAGCGTTTCCATTGAAGCGCAGCTCGGTGTCGGAGGCCGGTTCGATGCTGGAGCCGCCCGCGCTGAGCGCAATGCGTGCCCCAGCGATCTCGAGCGGGCTCGTGCCGAACACGTTGGAGAAGCGCACGCGGACTTGATCGCCACCGATCGAAGTCCGCAGGACCTGCCGGATCGTCTGGTTGTTGAAGAAGCTGGGAGGTGGAGGGGCGGGGAACGGCTCGTTGTAGTCCTGCGGTGAAGCGCTCCAGCTTCCGTACCAGTGGGTGACCTTGTCGTCACCGTCGCAGGCGGTGAGCACGCTTGCCGCCAGGGTCGCCGCGAGAGCGCCTCCCAGGAGATTGCGGCGAGTGATGGCGGACCAGGTCGGACGTCGATCCCTCAATGCATGTTTCATGGTCGTCTACCAGGGGTTGTTGTGAGGGGAGGATGTTTAGCGCGCAATTGACACCTTTCCAAGGACAACCCCTTGTCATCGTCAGGCGGCTCGGACCAGGAAGTGGAAGTCTCTTCTCACACCTTCGAATGCACGCCCATTCCGTGCTGAGCATTCGTTGCCAATCGCCCAGTGGGAGACTCGCGTGGGCTCATCTCCGAGCAGGCAGCGCCGCGGCTTGGTAGACCTGTCGCGGCACCTCTTGCACGGAGACGAACATGACCCCCGACGCGCCCCACATCCCCTGGTGGAAGGATGCCATCGTCTACCAGATCTACCCTCGCAGCTTTCAGGACAGCAACGGGGATGGGATCGGCGACCTGCGCGGCATCATCCGGCGGCTCGACTACCTCAAGCGGCTCGGAGTGGACGTCCTCTGGCTGTCGCCCATCTTCGCATCCCCCAACGATGACAACGGCTACGACATCTCCGACTACCGCGCCATCATGCCCGAGTTCGGCACCATGGCCGACTTCGACGAGCTCCTGCGCGAAGTCCACGCGCGCGGCCTGAAGCTCATGCTCGACCTCGTCGTGAACCACACCAGCGACGAGCACCCCTGGTTCATCGAGTCCCGAGCGGACCCGCGATCCGACAAGCGCGACTACTACATCTGGAGGAAGGGCCGGAATGGCCAACCGCCCACCCGCTGGCAGTCGTACTTCAGCGGCTCCGTCTGGGAGAAGGACGAGCGCAGCGGGGAGTACTACCTGCACCTCTTCAGCCGCAAGCAACCCGACCTGAACTGGGAGAACCCCCGGGTGCGGCGCGAAGTGCACGACATGATGCGCTTCTGGCTCGACAAGGGCGTGGACGGCTGGCGCATGGACACCATCAACATGCTCAGCAAGCACCCCGACTTCCCCGAGGGCCGGCCCCTCCCCGGGACGAGCCTCACCGATGGCCAGCAGCACTTCCTGAACGGCCCGCGCATCCACGAGTTCCTCCAGGAGATGCACCGCGAGGTGCTCTCCCACTACGACGTGATGACGGTCGGAGAGACACCCGGTGTGACACCCGCCGAGAGCGTGTTGTACTGCGGCTTCGATCGCGGCGAGCTGAACATGGTCTTCCACTTCGAGCACGTCTTCCTCGGCGACGCCGCCGCCGAGCGCGGCAAGTGGAGCAACCCACCGCTGTCCCTGCCGGACATCAAGCGCGTGCTGGCGAGCTGGCAGACGGGATTGCATGGCCGTGGCTGGAACAGCCTGTACTGGGACAATCACGACCAGCCGCGCGCCGTGTCCCGCTTCGGGCACGACCGGGAGTACCGAGTGGAGAGCGCGAAGCTGCTGTGCACCGTGCTGCTGTTCATGCAGGGCACGCCCTACATCTACCAGGGTCAGGAGCTCGGCATGACCAACGTGTCGTTCGAGAGCATCGACCACTACAAGGACATCGAGACCCTCAATGCCTACAAGGCGCTGCGCGACGAGCACGGCTGGGACGACGCGCGCATCCTCGCGAGCGTGCACGCCCGGGGGCGGGACAACGCCCGCACGCCCATGCACTGGTCCGGGGAGGCCAACGCGGGCTTCACCAAGGGCACCCCGTGGATCGCCCTGAACCCCAACTACCCGGACATCAACGCCGAGGCGGCCGAGGCGGACCCGAACTCCGTCTGGCACCACTATCGGGACACCATCGCCCTGCGAAAGTCCCTGCCGGTCGTACGGGACGGCACCTTCACCCTCCTGGATGCCGAGCATCCCACCGTCTTCAGTTACATCCGGCGGGACGCGCACACCCGGTTGCTCGTGGTCGGGCACTTCTGTGACCGGCCAGGCGTGTACCGGATTCCCGGTGAGTTCGTCGGCGGTGAGGTGCTCAGCAACAACTACCCGTCCCAGGAGCTCACGCGGGAGCTGCCGTTGCGGCCCTACCAGGCGCTGGTCATTCGCGCTCGCTGACGCCCTGTCCGCCTGCCCCCACGGTGGAGGCAGGCGGACAGGGTACGGCCCCAGCGCCGCCGTGCATCGGGATTACTTGTTCATCGTGTTGTCGGTGGACTGCTTCTGCACCTCGATGTTGCGCAGAATCATCTGTCCGTTCTGGCCCACCTCGTAGGAGGCGCGGACCTCGTCACCCGGATTCAAATCCCGCAGGGACAGGGTCTGGTCCTCCCGCTTCACCTGGGTCTGGCGATCGGCACGCAGCCGCATCTGCTGGTTGTTCTGATCCGGGACGATCAGCACGACAGCATCCGGAGTCGCGGACTGGATGCGGCCACTCACCGTCTGGGCACCGGCCATCGCGCCGCCCCCCGTGCCCTGCTGTTGCTCCTGCATCCGCTCCCGCTGGGCCTCGTTCAACTCCTGCCGCTCCTCCTGCACGTCCTGGCGCTGCTCGGCGATCTCCTGCTGACCCTCCTGGCGCTCCCCGGCGATCTCCTGCTGCAGCTCGCGCTGCTCCTGCTGGACGCCCTGCCTCGCCTGGGCCACATCCTGCCGCTCTTCCTGGACCTCGCTGCGATTCTGGCAACCCACCGTCATTCCGAGACCCGCCACTGCAACCACAGCCATCATGAGCTTCCGCATGGTACCTCCCCTTCCATGTCCTTCATCAAGGACGCTCCCCCCGCGTGGGGTGTGGCAGAAACTGGGTGGACGAATCACGCGTGCACAGGGCTTGTCAGGGAGAAAAACCGCCCCAGGGGTGACGGCCCGATAGGGCGGGGCCTGCTCGATTGATTGCCCACCCCACTGCCTACTTCACGGGGCCCCCCTGGTCCGAGGTGCCCGTCGTCTCCTGCTGGATGCCCGCGCCGCCCGTGCCGGCATCGGAGCCCCCCCTCTGCCTCGGCTCCGCGGCGCCCCCTGGCTCGTCGAGGCTCGGTTGGTTGTCGAGCTCCAGGGGATCCACGGAGTCCGGCTGGCCCGCCCCGCCCGTGGCGGGCTCGAGCTCGCGGCTGTCGGGCTGGCCAGGGACTTCGACGCCCTGGCCCCGGTTCTCACAGCCCGTCACCAGCAGCGAGGCCGAGGCCAGCGCCCCCACCACCATCCACTTGTGAATGCGTCCATGCATCGTCACGACCTCCTTGTCGGGCAGCGGATGGGCCGCGCCTCCTGCTCCAGTTCAACGTCGCTGGGAGCCCTCGCCAGAGCCTTCCTGGGAAGCGGGCGCCCGCTGGCGCGTATCCCGAGTCGGATCAATGACCTCCCGCTCCCCGGGAATCGGGGCGGCGCCCTCCGCGCCCGAGCCTCCGTAGAGGGAGCCGGACCGCCTCCCCTCCACCCCTGGGACCGCTTCCAACACCACATCCTCTCCCTGGCCGCCACCGCCCGTTCCCCTCGACTCGAGCAGGGCCCGCTCACCGGGGTCCATCGCCAGGGAGCGGCCCGGGGTGCCGGCCGCCTCGGGCGTCCGGGGATCGATGCTGGTGGGGATGTCCTGGATGGTGCCGTTATAGCCGGCCTGCTCCGGGCCCCGAGGGGAGCCGGGTGAGTAGGATTCGTTCCCCGGGTTCTGCGGAAGGACTCCACAGGCCGTCACCAGCCACGAGGCCGAGACCAGCACCCCCGCCACCCTCCATCGTCGCGAACCGCTGTCGTGCATGTCCATCTCCAGGGATTCTCGTACGGCGCTCTACCGTTGGGGGTGGCCCGAAGGCCCACCCGCTCCTAGGCCGGGGCGTGCTCTTCGGGGAGCCCGTAGTGGATGCGGTCCTCCTCTTCTCCATCCACCTTCTCGATGATGAGCTCGGCCGGCTCATGTTCCCGTGCCAGCCCACGCGCGTGTTGGACCGCCTCGGACTTGGTGCGGAACACCTCCCGGTCCCCCTCGTCCTCGAACTCCACCACCCAGCCTTCGTCCTCCTTCGTGACGAGCACCACGTTCCAGTCCTCGCCCCTGTTCGGGCGCTCGGATGAGGTGGAGGCGCGTCTGTCCGAGCCGTCCTGCTTCTCACCCTTGCTCGCGGAGACGAGCTTGAAGAACTTGCTGTCCTCTTCTGGCGAGTGGAGGAAGCTCAGCTCGTTCTGGTCGAACAGCTCGAACCAGCGGTCCCAATCCACTTCCTCGAGCGAGTCCTCGCGCCCACCACTCTTCGCGCCACGCACGAAGTCGATGCGCAGCAGCCCCCCGGTGCCCTTGACGATGGTGGGAATGCCTCCTCGCTCCTCCACCCAGTGCCGGATTTCCTCGTGGTCTCTCGTCCTCGTCGCCGATGCCATCGCGTGCCTCGCCTGTTCTACGCCCGAGAACTCTTGTGGGAGCGTTCCACCAGAGAGGTTGGGGACAGGAGCGGCAATAGTCGAGACCCGGCGTGGCGCATCACTCGTGCCTCCGGTGAGGAATGGAGAGCTACCGCGCACGCCCGGCGTTCAGAGGGGCAAGCAGGTCATGCGCATCCCGCGGGCACGGCGGTTGGCAATGTGCTCCGCCCGCCCGAGCTTGTCCCGTGGGACGCGCAGGGAGAGGTGCACGGATGGCCAGGCCCGCGCGGTGGCACGACACCATCGCCGTCATCTTCGATTTCGACGACACGCTGGCGCCCGACAGCACGGGCACCCTGCTGCGCGAGCTCGGGGTGGACGAGGAGGCGTTCTGGTCCAGCCAGGAGCGGCTCGTGGACGAGGGGTGGGATCCCATCCCGGCGCAGTTGTTCCGGCTCGTCGAGCTCTCCCGCTCCGGCAGGACGCGCGGCGGCCCCATCACCCGGGAGCGGCTCGCCGGGGTGGGCCGCGAGCTGCGCCTCTTCCAGGGCGTGCCCGAGCTGTTCGAGCGGCTGCGCGCGCACGCCCGTCAACAGCCGGGCCACGCGCGGCTGGAGTTCTACCTGCTGAGCTGCGGCATCGCCGACATCATCCGCCACACCTCCATCGCCGGGGAGTTCCGCGCCCTCTGGGCCAACGAGCTCCACTACGACGCCGCCGGCCAGGTGGACTTCCCGCGCAAGGTGATCAGCCACACCGAGAAGACGCGCTACCTCTTCCACATCGCGCACGGGCTGGGAGAGGGCCCGGAGGCGGAGCGCGCCTCCGAGGTGAGCCGGCTGGCCCCCTCCCACGAGCTGAGGATCCCCCTGTCGCAGTTCATCTACGTGGGAGACGGCTTCACGGACGTGCCCTGCTTCACGCTCGTCGAGGAGCGGCACGGCATCTCCCTCGGGGTGTACAAGCGCGGCGCACGCCACGAGCGCAAGGGCCAGCGCGGCGCGGACGCGCGGGTGACGGGGCTGGCGCCCGTGGACTACCGGCGGGGCGAGGACCTCAGTGATTCGTTGCTGCTCGCCGTGGGAAGCATGTGCCAACGCATCGCCCTGCGCGAGCGGCACTCCCCCGGCGAGCCCACCGGAGGGTGACGGCATGGCCCGACTTCTCGCGCGCCTCCTCGAGCAGCTCCCCTTCTACTCGGCCCCCTTCCTGGGCGGACACGTCCCCCACAGCGCCGGGACGGCCCGCCTTCCCGAGCCGAGCCCCACCCGCGCCTACCACGACTTCGCCCAGTTGCCCGAGACCTCCGGACCGCGCCCGCTCGGGGACGGCGAGACGCGGGTGGTGTATCACCCCTCCGCCCTTCCGCCCCGGGGGCCCGGCCTCACGGTGATGACGTACAACATCCTCATGGGGGGAGCGCGCCGCGAGGCGCTGGAGCGCTACTTCGAGCGGCTCGAGGCCAGCGGGCGGATGCCGGACATCATCGGCCTGCAGGAGGCCAACCAGCCCATCTCCGTGGCGCTCGCCCGGAAGCACGGCTTCCACCTCGCCTACTTCGGTGCCTCCGGGGACGGGGAGGCGCGGCTCGTCAATGGCAAGGCGCTCCTGTCCCGGCACCCGCTGCGCGAGGCGGTTCATCACCGCTATGCGCTGGAGGATGACCAGCGACGGGCGGCCATCTCCCGCCAGGACAAGGCCGGCGAGCTGAAGGAGGACCGGGGCGCACTGCGCGCCGTGCTCGAGGTGTGGGGACGTCCGGTCTCCGTCTACGTCGTCCACCACACGCTGGGAGACACCTCCATCAACGCCAGCGACCTGCGCCAGCTCCACCGCCTGTTGCACGCGTGCGGGCCCGGCCCGGCGGTGGTGATGGGGGACTTCAACGCCAACGTGGCCATCAAGCGCGACGGCACCTGGCTGCTGGCCCAGCTGCGCCGCTACGATCCCACGCACACCGTGGAGGAGTACCAGGCGCGCTACGGCGGCGTCATCGCCAGCGTGGGCGACGTGGGCGTGGGCAACATCGGAGATCCGCGCATCCGCCGCGCGCTGCGGGACCTGGAGCGCGAGCTGCCACAGGCGCTCGACGCGGCGTCCTCGGTGTGCGTGCGCCGGGAGGACGGCTCGCTGATGACGCCGAAGGAGGCGCGGCACGCGCTCAGGTCGGGCCGGGTGCGCGAGGGCACCGAGGCGTGGCGGCGCCTGCAGGACGTGGCGGACGCGGCCACCCTCAACTCGGAACCCGACCCGGATGGAACGAAGCCCGCGACGGGCAAGCGCTTCGACTCCATCTTCGCCACGCGCGACCTGCGGCCCGAGCAGGCGGAGGTGGACCAGTCCACCGAGGCGTCGGATCACCGGCCCGTCCTCGCCCGCTACGCCTTGTGACACGCCGGAGCGGTGGCTCAGCGGGCCCGGGAGATGCGGTAGAGGACGCCATTGGTGTCGTCGCTCAGCAACAAGGCGCCGTCGTGGGCCTGGGCAACGTCCGCGAGCCGGGCGAAGTGCTGGCTGCCCTCATCGAGGAGGAAGCCGGTGACGAA contains:
- a CDS encoding glycoside hydrolase family 13 protein, coding for MTPDAPHIPWWKDAIVYQIYPRSFQDSNGDGIGDLRGIIRRLDYLKRLGVDVLWLSPIFASPNDDNGYDISDYRAIMPEFGTMADFDELLREVHARGLKLMLDLVVNHTSDEHPWFIESRADPRSDKRDYYIWRKGRNGQPPTRWQSYFSGSVWEKDERSGEYYLHLFSRKQPDLNWENPRVRREVHDMMRFWLDKGVDGWRMDTINMLSKHPDFPEGRPLPGTSLTDGQQHFLNGPRIHEFLQEMHREVLSHYDVMTVGETPGVTPAESVLYCGFDRGELNMVFHFEHVFLGDAAAERGKWSNPPLSLPDIKRVLASWQTGLHGRGWNSLYWDNHDQPRAVSRFGHDREYRVESAKLLCTVLLFMQGTPYIYQGQELGMTNVSFESIDHYKDIETLNAYKALRDEHGWDDARILASVHARGRDNARTPMHWSGEANAGFTKGTPWIALNPNYPDINAEAAEADPNSVWHHYRDTIALRKSLPVVRDGTFTLLDAEHPTVFSYIRRDAHTRLLVVGHFCDRPGVYRIPGEFVGGEVLSNNYPSQELTRELPLRPYQALVIRAR
- a CDS encoding DUF2188 domain-containing protein; amino-acid sequence: MASATRTRDHEEIRHWVEERGGIPTIVKGTGGLLRIDFVRGAKSGGREDSLEEVDWDRWFELFDQNELSFLHSPEEDSKFFKLVSASKGEKQDGSDRRASTSSERPNRGEDWNVVLVTKEDEGWVVEFEDEGDREVFRTKSEAVQHARGLAREHEPAELIIEKVDGEEEDRIHYGLPEEHAPA
- a CDS encoding HAD family hydrolase, translating into MARPARWHDTIAVIFDFDDTLAPDSTGTLLRELGVDEEAFWSSQERLVDEGWDPIPAQLFRLVELSRSGRTRGGPITRERLAGVGRELRLFQGVPELFERLRAHARQQPGHARLEFYLLSCGIADIIRHTSIAGEFRALWANELHYDAAGQVDFPRKVISHTEKTRYLFHIAHGLGEGPEAERASEVSRLAPSHELRIPLSQFIYVGDGFTDVPCFTLVEERHGISLGVYKRGARHERKGQRGADARVTGLAPVDYRRGEDLSDSLLLAVGSMCQRIALRERHSPGEPTGG
- a CDS encoding endonuclease/exonuclease/phosphatase family protein; protein product: MARLLARLLEQLPFYSAPFLGGHVPHSAGTARLPEPSPTRAYHDFAQLPETSGPRPLGDGETRVVYHPSALPPRGPGLTVMTYNILMGGARREALERYFERLEASGRMPDIIGLQEANQPISVALARKHGFHLAYFGASGDGEARLVNGKALLSRHPLREAVHHRYALEDDQRRAAISRQDKAGELKEDRGALRAVLEVWGRPVSVYVVHHTLGDTSINASDLRQLHRLLHACGPGPAVVMGDFNANVAIKRDGTWLLAQLRRYDPTHTVEEYQARYGGVIASVGDVGVGNIGDPRIRRALRDLERELPQALDAASSVCVRREDGSLMTPKEARHALRSGRVREGTEAWRRLQDVADAATLNSEPDPDGTKPATGKRFDSIFATRDLRPEQAEVDQSTEASDHRPVLARYAL